A window of Candidatus Woesearchaeota archaeon genomic DNA:
GCGAAGCTACACTGCCTTGAGCAAACACATCAAACTTAGTACCCAAAAGGTTCAACAGTCCAAAATTCTGCGCAAAAGAACTCACAGAGACTTTTTGCCAAAGAGCAACAAAAAACGCAGCGACCACAACTGCGTTGATAAGTCCTATGAATATGTTTTTGATGTCATGCTTGAACAAGGTTTTGTACGATCTTTGTGAAAAGAAGGGAAACACATGCTCAGCGACAAAAAAGAAGATCAAGGAAACAATAACAATCACTTCTTTTATCATTGAAGCACTTGATAACACCACTTTTATAAATCTGTCTTCTCCCTTGCCCGCTATGCAAGAACTCATCGCACAGAAAATCAAAGAAGCTCTACCTGATGCACAAGTAGAAGTCTTTGACCCTCACCATGATGGACGACACTTCATTGCGCAAGTAATCTCTCCCTCTTTTGAGGGACTTACCTTGCTTGAGCGTCATCGCAAAGTTATGGATCCGCTCAAAGAGCTGCTCA
This region includes:
- a CDS encoding BolA family transcriptional regulator, producing the protein MQELIAQKIKEALPDAQVEVFDPHHDGRHFIAQVISPSFEGLTLLERHRKVMDPLKELLKEMLHALSLRVYTPQEYEGAHEGDDE